The Cyanobium sp. ATX 6F1 genome segment TTCCGGGTGCGTTTTATCCGGAGCTGGCGGTGGCGGTGTGAGGGGGCCGCCCAGCTTTCGGCCTCTCCTATCCTTGGGGTTCTGGAGGACTTCCATGGCTCTCGCCATTGAGCTCAACGATGAACAGTCCCGGGCTCTGGCCGAGGTGGCCGGGCTGCTCAACGTGCCCCAGGAGGTCCTGGCCTCGGCCGCCGTCCGCGATCTGCTTAGCCGACCCTCCGCAGACTTCGAAGCAGCCGCATCGAACGTGCTGGCAAAGAATGAGGAGCTGTACCGTCGTCTGGCGTGATCCGCTATCTCCGCCTCGTTGAGGTACTGGAGCTGCACCGCCGATTGATCGCCACGTCCGGCGGTTCACCCGGATTGCGGGATCTTTTCAGGTGTTGATCTCTATCCAACTCTCATCGAAAAGTCTGCCGTTCTTGGCTTTTCCCTGATCAAGAATCATCCCTTTGTGGATGGCAACAAGCGTGTTGGCCATGCAGCCATGGAAGTGATGTTGATGCTTAACCGCTATCAGTTGACCGCTTCCAACGAATCCACCGAAGCCGTTGTTCTTGCTGTGGCCTCCGGAACGCTTGATCGGCAGGAATTTACCGAGTGGGTTAGGGAGCAGATCAAGCCCTTGGGATGAGGTTGGCGGCCGATAGGGCCACCGGCGACTGCAGCGGCCGATTCCGGGGGCCTTCGATCCGGAGCTGGCGGTGGCGGTTTGAGGGGGCCAGACTGTAGGCCTACCCAGCCCGGCGACCATGACGACCGCCACCCCCCAGCGCCTCACGGCAATCCTGCACCGGGAAGACGAGGTCAACGTGGCGGAATGCCCCGAGGTCGACACCGCGAGCCAGGGTGACTCGATCGAGGAAGCCCTGGCCAACCTGCGCGAGGCGACCGAGCTCTACTTGGAGGAATGCCCGCAACCTGCGCTGGCGCCCCGACTGCTGACCACCTTTGAGGTCAACGTTGCCTAAGTTGCCTCGGCTGCCGGCATCAGCCGCCATCGCCGCATTGCAGCGCCTCGGTTGTGAGATCGTGCGCCAGAAAGGCCGCCATGTGGTGCTGCGAAGACAATCCCTCAACCCGGAAAATGGCGATGCCAGCGTCACATGCGTGGAGCCTCCCCATCGGCGTGACCTGGCGGTGGG includes the following:
- a CDS encoding type II toxin-antitoxin system HicA family toxin, whose translation is MPKLPRLPASAAIAALQRLGCEIVRQKGRHVVLRRQSLNPENGDASVTCVEPPHRRDLAVGTLGSVLRQAGIDPATFIDVL
- a CDS encoding type II toxin-antitoxin system HicB family antitoxin, coding for MTTATPQRLTAILHREDEVNVAECPEVDTASQGDSIEEALANLREATELYLEECPQPALAPRLLTTFEVNVA
- a CDS encoding DNA-binding protein translates to MALAIELNDEQSRALAEVAGLLNVPQEVLASAAVRDLLSRPSADFEAAASNVLAKNEELYRRLA